In a single window of the Limnochorda sp. L945t genome:
- a CDS encoding branched-chain amino acid ABC transporter permease has translation MASLLAWGVMLGGILALGGVGLSLVYGVLRFATFAHGDLMTVGAYLVATILPALPPMGRVGPFSFGWEFLVALALAMPLTGMVALAMDRAFYRPLRRRQASPLILAMASLGVAFLLRSLVYLGWGADFRFYYPGRARPSVLLPLGVRLRPDQLFILGVTVVLVVLMYLLLERTRAGKAMRATADNPALARVSGIDTERVAAWTWLVSGALAAAAGAMLALDSQLRPEMGWFLLLSLFAAVVLGGLGKVYAALAGGLVMGVVQQVATAFLNPAYGPAVGFVVLAALLVFKPEGLLGGRGMR, from the coding sequence GTGGCATCCCTTCTCGCCTGGGGTGTCATGCTCGGAGGGATCCTGGCGCTGGGCGGGGTAGGGCTCTCCCTGGTTTACGGGGTGTTGCGGTTTGCCACCTTCGCCCATGGAGATCTGATGACGGTCGGGGCTTACCTCGTGGCCACCATCCTGCCGGCGCTTCCGCCGATGGGGAGGGTGGGCCCCTTCTCCTTCGGGTGGGAGTTCCTCGTGGCGCTGGCGCTGGCGATGCCGCTCACGGGGATGGTGGCCCTGGCCATGGACCGGGCGTTCTACCGGCCGCTTCGCCGGCGGCAGGCCTCCCCCCTCATCCTGGCGATGGCCTCCCTGGGGGTCGCTTTCTTGCTGAGGAGCCTGGTCTACCTGGGGTGGGGCGCCGACTTCCGGTTTTACTACCCGGGCCGGGCGAGGCCGTCCGTGCTCCTGCCTCTGGGAGTGCGGCTGCGTCCCGACCAGCTGTTCATCCTGGGCGTCACGGTCGTGCTGGTCGTGCTGATGTACCTGCTCTTAGAGCGGACCCGGGCGGGCAAGGCGATGCGGGCCACGGCCGACAACCCGGCGCTCGCACGGGTGAGCGGCATCGATACGGAGCGAGTCGCCGCCTGGACGTGGCTCGTGTCCGGGGCGCTGGCGGCGGCGGCCGGCGCCATGCTGGCGCTCGACTCGCAGCTCCGCCCGGAGATGGGATGGTTCTTGCTGCTCTCGTTGTTCGCGGCGGTGGTGCTGGGCGGGCTCGGCAAGGTGTACGCCGCCCTCGCCGGCGGCCTGGTGATGGGCGTCGTCCAGCAGGTGGCCACCGCTTTCCTCAACCCGGCCTACGGGCCGGCGGTCGGTTTCGTGGTACTGGCGGCCCTTCTGGTCTTCAAGCCCGAGGGACTGCTGGGAGGAAGGGGCATGCGCTGA
- a CDS encoding MDR family MFS transporter: protein MARDRRLQVVVSVMLATFLTAVDATIVDTAMPRIVGALGGFSLLTWLVSAYLLTSTATVPVYGKLADVIGRKRTFTLGAAVFLAGSALCGQARSMEELIAFRALQGLGAGAVQPVVQTIIGDIFSPAERARMQAWFSSVWGISALIGPLAGGFIVDHFSWRWLFYVNLPLGALAIAMLLRNLEEHVQPRRLPIDVAGSVLLTVGASALLLALLEGGIRQPWNSPAILGMLGGSAVTLALFVVQERRHPDPMLPLDLFRDPTIAVANLASLMIGGVFYGTTVYLPLWAQGVQGFSATRSGASLLWLSIGWPLASMYGGRYILKVGQRPAALLGLALDAAAASGLLVLDRLPGGIPEAGLAAVTFVIGAGMGFSTLAFILGVQGAVGWERRGVATASLQFVRTLGGLVWVSLMGAVMNLGLAARLRHIPELGVRTMLDAAALGSDLLDPAKGARLGPRALAVAREALGEALRGVHGLVLAAAIGALLLALFFPNRRFQEAPPGAAQVPGRGAPSRRLPTSAAPWHDDAAAALPGGAERDP from the coding sequence ATGGCACGCGACAGGCGGCTGCAGGTCGTGGTTTCGGTCATGCTGGCCACGTTCCTCACCGCCGTCGACGCGACCATCGTCGACACGGCCATGCCCCGCATCGTGGGTGCCCTCGGGGGCTTCTCCCTGCTGACCTGGCTCGTGAGCGCCTACCTGCTCACGTCAACGGCCACCGTGCCCGTGTACGGCAAGCTGGCCGACGTGATCGGGCGCAAGCGCACCTTTACCCTGGGAGCGGCGGTCTTTCTCGCCGGATCGGCGCTTTGCGGGCAGGCCCGTAGTATGGAGGAGCTCATCGCCTTCCGAGCACTGCAGGGGCTGGGCGCCGGGGCCGTTCAACCGGTCGTGCAGACGATCATCGGGGACATCTTCTCGCCGGCCGAACGGGCCCGCATGCAGGCGTGGTTTTCGTCGGTGTGGGGTATCTCGGCCCTCATCGGGCCGCTGGCCGGCGGCTTCATCGTCGACCACTTCTCGTGGCGGTGGCTGTTCTACGTCAACCTGCCTCTCGGCGCGCTCGCCATCGCCATGCTCCTGCGCAACCTCGAGGAGCACGTGCAGCCGAGGCGGCTTCCCATCGACGTCGCCGGCTCGGTGCTGCTCACGGTGGGCGCGTCCGCCTTGCTCCTGGCGCTTCTGGAAGGCGGGATACGCCAGCCGTGGAACTCCCCCGCGATCCTGGGGATGCTGGGCGGGTCCGCAGTCACGCTGGCTCTCTTCGTCGTCCAGGAGCGCCGCCACCCCGACCCCATGCTTCCCCTCGACCTCTTTCGCGATCCCACCATCGCCGTCGCCAACCTGGCCTCCCTCATGATCGGCGGCGTCTTCTACGGGACCACCGTCTACCTACCCCTCTGGGCGCAGGGCGTGCAGGGCTTCTCGGCGACCCGCTCGGGGGCGTCGCTGTTGTGGCTGTCCATCGGGTGGCCGCTCGCCTCCATGTACGGGGGGCGCTACATCCTCAAGGTGGGCCAGCGCCCGGCCGCCCTCCTCGGCCTGGCGCTCGACGCGGCCGCCGCCTCGGGGCTGCTCGTACTCGACCGGCTTCCCGGCGGCATCCCCGAGGCCGGGCTGGCGGCCGTCACCTTCGTCATCGGAGCGGGCATGGGCTTTTCGACCCTGGCGTTCATCCTGGGGGTGCAAGGCGCCGTCGGCTGGGAACGGCGCGGCGTGGCGACCGCGTCCTTGCAGTTCGTGCGCACTCTGGGAGGGCTGGTCTGGGTCTCCCTCATGGGAGCGGTGATGAATCTCGGCCTGGCGGCGCGCCTTCGCCACATCCCCGAGCTCGGCGTGCGCACCATGCTGGACGCGGCGGCCTTGGGCAGCGACCTGCTCGACCCGGCGAAGGGGGCCCGGCTCGGGCCCCGGGCCCTGGCCGTCGCCCGTGAGGCTCTCGGGGAGGCGCTCAGAGGCGTGCATGGGCTCGTGCTCGCCGCGGCGATCGGAGCGCTTCTGCTCGCGCTCTTCTTCCCCAACCGGCGCTTCCAAGAAGCCCCGCCCGGCGCGGCGCAGGTGCCCGGACGGGGCGCCCCGTCCCGCCGGCTGCCAACCTCAGCCGCCCCGTGGCACGATGATGCGGCCGCGGCGCTCCCAGGCGGGGCTGAGCGGGATCCCTGA
- a CDS encoding methyl-accepting chemotaxis protein, which produces MRSFTQQLMVPMALIAAVSVAAVSVLLVTSASTLLQSQLESQVKSELQLNTRLIGEWRARVLGQVNQLASKFAQQTSTVTSEDLGSYAGTLYSDVTGSKEVLEVTVSGTNGRGMSLDNNGGVNPADVAKDPVFQGAFSGKTMFGQPFRYGPGQTLAVRIAVPLMDTSGKVRGAVAGVVPAAELVDQVASLKLGSTGFGMLVARSGLVLAHPDASQVLTLNVLQQAATPSERSVYEGLLGASKATLVTARLGGRERLIAAHPVEQTDWVLLMTVPRAELTGVIAQMQQRALFIGVVMIAVALVAAYFVGRATSRGVIEVSAAMAHLSEGDLTRKTSVRGRNEVARLAEAFNSTSGRLREVVTQVRASAEQVAASSRELAGASEQVGKAAQQVAATVDQMARGAERQSAAASTASESSRHVGEMVRRVTEAIQRIAQGSQEVARIAVDGRTALGATADRMSHIEQAVGASSSVVQSLGQRSQRIGQIVDVITGITEKTNLLALNAAIEAARAGEQGRGFAVVAEEVRRLAEQSRQAASEIAALIDEIRQEVEQAVRNTETARAAVGEGVKAVAGSGQSFETISRSVEQMVQQIQEVHAAAQEMAAASEQAVRAVDEIAAITQQNAAGAQEVASSTEEQSSAVEEIARSAGGLARMAESLLKAVGVFKV; this is translated from the coding sequence ATGCGAAGTTTCACGCAACAACTCATGGTGCCGATGGCGCTCATCGCGGCCGTCTCCGTCGCGGCGGTCTCCGTGTTGCTCGTCACCTCGGCGAGCACCCTCTTGCAGAGCCAGCTCGAAAGCCAGGTCAAGTCCGAGCTGCAGCTCAACACCCGCCTGATCGGCGAGTGGCGGGCGAGGGTCCTTGGCCAGGTCAACCAGCTCGCCTCGAAGTTCGCTCAACAGACGAGCACGGTCACGTCCGAGGACCTGGGCTCCTACGCCGGGACCCTCTACTCCGACGTCACCGGCAGCAAGGAAGTGCTCGAGGTCACCGTGTCGGGCACCAACGGGCGGGGCATGTCCCTGGACAACAACGGTGGCGTCAACCCGGCCGACGTCGCGAAGGATCCGGTTTTCCAGGGCGCCTTCTCGGGCAAGACGATGTTCGGCCAGCCCTTCCGGTACGGGCCCGGCCAGACTCTGGCCGTTCGGATCGCCGTTCCCCTCATGGACACGAGCGGGAAGGTCCGCGGGGCCGTGGCCGGAGTCGTGCCGGCCGCGGAGCTCGTGGACCAGGTCGCCTCGCTGAAGCTGGGGAGCACCGGCTTCGGCATGTTGGTGGCCAGAAGCGGGCTCGTGCTCGCTCACCCCGACGCTTCCCAGGTGCTCACCCTCAACGTCTTGCAGCAAGCGGCCACGCCCTCCGAGCGGAGCGTCTACGAGGGCCTGCTCGGCGCCTCCAAGGCGACGCTGGTGACGGCCCGTCTTGGCGGCCGGGAGCGCCTGATCGCGGCCCACCCGGTCGAGCAGACCGACTGGGTCCTGCTGATGACCGTGCCCCGGGCCGAGCTTACCGGGGTCATTGCCCAGATGCAGCAGCGTGCCCTCTTCATCGGGGTCGTCATGATCGCCGTCGCGCTGGTCGCCGCCTACTTCGTGGGCCGGGCCACCTCCCGGGGCGTCATCGAGGTGTCCGCCGCCATGGCTCACCTGTCGGAGGGCGACCTGACGCGCAAGACGTCGGTGCGAGGGCGCAACGAGGTGGCCCGGCTGGCCGAGGCGTTCAACTCCACGTCCGGGCGCCTGCGGGAGGTCGTGACCCAGGTACGCGCGAGCGCCGAGCAGGTCGCCGCCTCCAGCCGGGAGCTGGCCGGCGCTTCGGAACAGGTGGGCAAAGCGGCCCAGCAGGTGGCCGCCACGGTCGACCAGATGGCCAGGGGAGCCGAGCGGCAGTCGGCCGCCGCCTCCACCGCCTCCGAGAGCTCCCGCCACGTGGGCGAGATGGTGAGGCGGGTGACCGAGGCCATCCAGCGCATCGCCCAGGGCAGCCAGGAGGTCGCCCGGATCGCGGTGGACGGGCGTACCGCGCTGGGAGCGACTGCCGATCGCATGTCGCACATCGAGCAGGCGGTCGGGGCCTCGAGCAGCGTGGTCCAGTCCCTGGGGCAGCGCTCCCAGCGGATCGGGCAGATCGTGGACGTGATCACCGGCATCACTGAGAAGACCAACCTCCTCGCCCTCAACGCGGCCATCGAGGCGGCCCGGGCAGGCGAGCAGGGGCGGGGCTTCGCCGTGGTCGCGGAGGAGGTTCGCCGCCTGGCCGAGCAGTCCCGGCAGGCGGCTTCGGAGATCGCCGCCCTCATCGACGAGATCCGCCAGGAGGTCGAGCAGGCCGTCCGCAACACGGAGACGGCCCGGGCGGCGGTGGGCGAAGGAGTCAAGGCGGTGGCCGGCTCCGGCCAGAGCTTCGAAACCATCAGCCGCTCCGTGGAGCAGATGGTCCAGCAGATCCAGGAAGTGCACGCGGCGGCGCAGGAGATGGCGGCCGCCAGCGAGCAAGCGGTGCGGGCGGTGGACGAGATTGCCGCCATCACCCAGCAAAACGCCGCCGGCGCCCAAGAGGTCGCCTCCAGTACCGAAGAGCAGTCCTCCGCGGTGGAGGAGATCGCCCGCTCGGCCGGAGGGCTCGCCCGGATGGCCGAGTCCTTGCTCAAGGCGGTGGGCGTGTTCAAGGTGTAG